In one window of Mercurialis annua linkage group LG4, ddMerAnnu1.2, whole genome shotgun sequence DNA:
- the LOC126676432 gene encoding calmodulin-lysine N-methyltransferase, whose protein sequence is MLSREELKIRVENMNKECEGKAACLRWAILRQALLPRHSSDDQSATATQRISRKTNHGFSLIPKHTVDKHQNSKDATVCYTLPINGSPKLFLTQRMDGGADLSDFEISNGYNVDNTGLVCQWPSEDILAYFCLSHADMFRSKTVIELGSGYGLAGLVIAATTEASQIVISDGNPQLVDYIQHNIEANSDAFGDTNVKSMMLHWDQDDTSNIQNTFDVIVASDCTFFKEFHKGLACTVKLLLKRAETSEALFFSPKRGDSLDKFLDEIEKIGLKFSVTENYNTEVWTQHQRFMNGDMSWPGYEKDHCYPLLLRVTL, encoded by the exons ATGTTAAGTCGAGAGGAACTCAAAATTAGAGTagaaaatatgaataaagaATGTGAAGGTAAAGCCGCATGTTTAAGATGGGCAATCCTTCGTCAAGCTCTCCTTCCTCGCCATTCTTCAG aTGACCAATCTGCAACTGCCACCCAACGCATTTCAAGGAAAACCAATCATGGATTCAGCTTAATCCCTAAACATACAGTGGATAAACACCAAAACTCCAAAGATGCTACTGTTTGCTACACTTTGCCAATTAATGGCTCTCCCAAGCTTTTCCTCAC TCAAAGAATGGATGGTGGTGCTGATTTGAGTGATTTTGAGATCTCCAATGGATACAATGTTGACAACACTGGACTTGTTT GTCAGTGGCCATCAGAAGATATTCTTGCTTATTTTTGTTTGTCACATGCAGACATGTTCAG GTCTAAAACTGTTATTGAGCTTGGATCAGGCTATGGCCTAGCTGGATTAGTTATTGCTGCAACTACTGAAGCTTCCCAAATTGTAATCTCTGATGGAAATCCTCAATTGGTTGATT ATATTCAGCATAATATAGAGGCTAATTCTGATGCATTTGGTGATACAAATGTGAAGAGCATGATGCTGCATTGGGATCAGGATGATACTTCAAATATACAGAACACATTTGATGTCATTGTTGCCAGTGATTG CACCTTTTTCAAGGAGTTCCACAAAGGCCTTGCATGCACTGTCAAACTCTTGCTAAAAAGAGCGGAAACCTCTGAAGCGTTGTTCTTCAGCCCAAAGAGAGGTGATTCACTGGACAAGTTTCTTGacgaaattgaaaaaattggcTTGAAATTTTCCGTAACGGAAAACTACAATACTGAGGTTTGGACCCAACATCAAAGATTCATGAATGGTGATATGTCATGGCCCGGCTATGAAAAAGATCACTGTTACCCTTTATTACTCAGAGTAACATTATAA
- the LOC130014548 gene encoding oligopeptide transporter 7-like, whose amino-acid sequence MIANTNQEITKPLINSHHTSSDTCHHNDNGDNSPVEQVALTVPTTDDSTLPAVTFRTWTLGALACILLSFLNQFFWYRKEPLTITSISAQIAVVPLGHLMASLVTDKVFFQGKKFEFTLNPGPFNIKEHVLITIFANSGAGNVYAIHVVSAVKIFYRKEVGFFVAFIVVITTQVLGFGWAGVFRRYLVEPAAMWWPQNLVQVSLFRALHEKEKRNKGRLTRNQFFIIAFICSFAYYVFPGYLLPKLSSLSWICWLFPASILAQQLGSGLHGLGIGVFGFDWATVSSYLGSPLASPWFATANVAAGFSLLMYVITPISYWLDIYKAKSFPIFSDGLFTSSGQKYNISAIIDPKFHIDMDAYHHQGPLYLSTNFEMVYGIDFACTTATVVHVFLFHGRDIWQLSKSALQDKKMDVHTKVMRKYKQVPEWWFLCLLVLSIAATVFTCEYYNDQLQLPWWGVLLACALAFFFTLPIGIITATTNQTPGLNVITEYIIGYLYPGYPVANMCFKVYGYISMKQAITFLQDLKLGHYMKIPPRALFTAQVAGTVISAVVHLVTAWWLMETIPNICDRELLPPGSPWTCPVDHVFYDASVIWGLIGPRRIFGDLGHYSAINWLFLAGAIAPLLIWLAHKQFPNKHWIRLISMPVLLGCIHSMPPATAVNYTTWILVGFASGFIAYRYYRDLWSRHNYALSGALDAGLAFMAVLLYLCLGKQHVILDWWGNDSDGCSLASCPTAPGVIVRGCLPVI is encoded by the exons ATGATTGCTAATACAAACCAGGAAATCACCAAACCTCTGA TCAACAGCCACCACACCAGTTCAGACACTTGTCATCACAATGACAACGGCGATAACTCGCCGGTGGAGCAAGTGGCGCTCACCGTCCCAACCACCGACGATTCCACGCTCCCAGCCGTCACGTTTCGCACGTGGACATTGGGAGCTCTGGCTTGCATACTTTTATCTTTTCTCAACCAATTCTTTTGGTACCGTAAAGAACCGCTCACGATCACTTCCATCTCCGCTCAGATTGCGGTGGTTCCGCTCGGCCATCTCATGGCTTCGTTAGTCACCGACAAGGTTTTCTTCCAAGGGAAAAAGTTTGAGTTTACGCTCAATCCGGGGCCGTTTAATATAAAAGAGCATGTGTTGATAACAATATTTGCAAATTCTGGAGCCGGAAATGTTTATGCAATTCACGTCGTTAGCGCCGTGAAGATATTTTACAGAAAGGAGGTGGGATTTTTTGTGGCGTTTATCGTCGTCATAACGACGCAGGTATTGGGGTTCGGGTGGGCTGGTGTTTTCCGGCGATATTTGGTTGAGCCTGCTGCTATGTGGTGGCCGCAAAATTTGGTTCAGGTTTCTCTCTTCAG GGCATTACATGAGAAAGAAAAGAGGAATAAAGGAAGATTAACAAGGAATCAGTTCTTTATTATTGCCTTCATTTGCAGCTTTGCTTATTATGTCTTTCCAGGCTATCTTCTTCCAAAGTTATCCTCACTATCCTGGATTTGTTGGTTATTCCCCGCTTCCATCCTCGCCCAGCAGCTTGGTTCCGGACTCCATGGTTTGGGAATTGGCGTCTTCGGGTTCGATTGGGCCACTGTATCCTCTTACCTCGGTAGTCCTCTGGCTAGTCCATGGTTCGCAACTGCAAATGTAGCTGCTGGTTTTTCCCTTCTTATGTATGTCATTACTCCAATTTCATACTGGCTCGACATTTACAAGGCCAAGAGCTTTCCCATTTTCTCTGATGGCCTTTTCACATCTTCTGGCCAAAAATACAATATTTCAGCTATCATAGACCCCAAATTTCATATTGACATGGACGCATATCATCACCAGGGTCCTCTGTACCTCAGCACCAATTTTGAAATGGTTTACGGCATAGACTTTGCTTGCACGACTGCCACTGTTGTTCATGTTTTCCTCTTTCATGGAAG AGATATATGGCAGCTAAGCAAGTCTGCGTTGCAAGATAAGAAGATGGATGTGCACACAAAAGTGATGAGAAAATATAAGCAAGTCCCTGAATGGTGGTTCCTGTGCCTCCTTGTCTTAAGCATAGCAGCAACTGTATTTACATGCGAGTATTACAACGATCAGCTTCAATTACCATGGTGGGGCGTCTTGCTAGCTTGTGCTCTTGCATTCTTTTTCACCCTTCCCATTGGCATCATTACTGCCACCACAAATCAA ACACCAGGCTTAAATGTCATTACAGAGTATATCATTGGATATCTGTACCCGGGATACCCTGTTGCTAATATGTGCTTTAAAGTCTATGGATACATCAGCATGAAACAGGCCATAACCTTCCTACAAGATCTCAAGCTCGGTCACTACATGAAGATTCCTCCTAGAGCATTATTCACCGCTCAG GTGGCTGGTACGGTAATATCGGCAGTGGTGCATTTGGTAACAGCATGGTGGCTTATGGAGACTATCCCCAATATATGCGACCGCGAATTGCTTCCACCGGGAAGCCCTTGGACTTGTCCAGTTGACCATGTTTTTTATGATGCATCTGTCATCTGGGGTCTAATCGGCCCACGTAGAATTTTTGGCGATCTCGGTCACTACTCTGCCATAAATTGGTTGTTCTTGGCTGGTGCTATAGCTCCATTGCTCATTTGGCTTGCACACAAACAATTCCCTAATAAGCATTGGATTAGACTTATCTCTATGCCGGTACTATTAGGCTGTATACACAGCATGCCTCCAGCTACGGCTGTCAACTACACTACCTGGATTCTTGTTGGATTTGCTTCAGGCTTCATCGCTTACCGATACTATCGCGATTTGTGGAGCCGCCATAATTATGCGCTTTCCGGGGCGCTTGATGCTGGATTGGCATTCATGGCAGTGTTGTTGTATTTATGCTTGGGGAAACAACATGTAATTCTTGACTGGTGGGGAAATGATTCGGATGGATGCTCATTAGCTTCTTGCCCTACTGCCCCAGGAGTTATAGTAAGAGGTTGCTTGCCGGTCATCTGA
- the LOC126676431 gene encoding oligopeptide transporter 7-like: MISNTDHEITKPLINNDQISSSDTSHVSDDDDNGDNSPVEQVALTVPITDDSTLTAVTFRTWTLGALACILLSFLNQFFWYRKEPLSITSISAQIAVVPLGHLMASLITDKVFFRGKKFEFSLNPGPFNVKEHVLITIFANSGAGNVYAIHVVSAVKVFYKKEVGFFVALLVVITTQVLGFGWAGVFRRYLVEPATMWWPHNLVQVSLFRALHEKEKRNKGRLTRNQFFIVAFICSFAYYVFPGYLLPKLSSLSWICWLFPASILAHQLGSGLHGLGIGAFGFDWATVSSYLGSPLASPWFATANVAAGFFLIMYVITPISYWLDIYKAKSFPIFSDGLFTSSGQRYNISAIVDPKFHIDIDAYQRQGPLYLSTNFAMVYGLNFACMTATIVHVFLFHGRDIWQLSKSALQDKKMDVHTKLMRKYKEVPEWWFLCILVLNIAATVFTCEYYNDQLQLPWWGVLLACALALFFTLPIGIITATTNQTPGLNVITEYIIGYLYPGYPVANICFKVYGYISMKQALTFLQDFKLGHYMKIPPRAMFTAQVVGTVISALVHLVTAWWLMETVPNICDRELLPPGSPWTCPGDHVFYDASVIWGLIGPRRIFGDLGHYSAINWFFLAGAIAPLLIWLAHKTFPNKHWIKLISMPVLLGATLQMLPATAVNFTTWILTGFASGFIAYRYYRDLWSRHNYVLSGALDAGLAFMAVLLYLCLGKQHVILDWWGNDSDGCSLASCPTAPGVIVRGCLPVI, encoded by the exons ATGATTTCTAATACTGATCACGAAATCACCAAACCTCTGA TCAACAACGACCAAATCTCCAGCTCAGACACTTCTCATGTCAGCGACGACGATGACAACGGCGACAATTCACCTGTCGAGCAAGTGGCGCTTACCGTCCCTATCACCGACGATTCCACGCTCACAGCCGTCACGTTTCGCACGTGGACATTGGGAGCTCTGGCTTGCATACTTCTCTCATTTCTCAATCAATTCTTTTGGTACCGTAAGGAACCGCTCTCCATCACTTCCATCTCCGCTCAGATTGCGGTGGTTCCGCTCGGTCATCTCATGGCTTCTTTAATCACCGACAAGGTTTTCTTCCGAGGGAAAAAATTTGAGTTTTCACTTAATCCGGGACCGTTTAATGTAAAAGAGCATGTGTTGATAACGATATTTGCTAATTCTGGAGCTGGAAATGTTTATGCAATTCACGTCGTTAGCGCCGTTAAGGTATTTTACAAAAAGGAGGTGGGATTTTTTGTGGCGTTACTTGTCGTCATAACGACGCAGGTGTTGGGCTTCGGGTGGGCTGGTGTGTTCCGGCGATACTTAGTTGAGCCCGCTACTATGTGGTGGCCACACAATTTGGTTCAGGTTTCTCTATTCAG GGCATTGCATGAGAAAGAAAAGAGGAATAAAGGAAGATTAACAAGGAATCAGTTCTTTATTGTTGCCTTCATTTGCAGCTTTGCTTATTATGTCTTTCCAGGCTATCTTCTTCCAAAGTTATCCTCACTATCCTGGATTTGTTGGTTGTTTCCTGCTTCTATCCTTGCCCATCAGCTTGGTTCCGGACTCCATGGTCTGGGAATTGGCGCGTTCGGGTTCGACTGGGCCACTGTATCCTCTTACCTTGGTAGTCCTCTGGCTAGTCCATGGTTCGCAACTGCAAATGTAGCTGCTGGTTTTTTCCTTATCATGTATGTCATTACTCCAATTTCATACTGGCTCGACATTTACAAAGCCAAGAGCTTTCCCATTTTCTCTGATGGCCTTTTCACATCTTCTGGTCAACGATACAACATTTCAGCTATCGTAGATCCGAAATTTCATATTGACATCGACGCATATCAGCGTCAGGGTCCTCTGTACCTCAGCACCAATTTTGCAATGGTTTATGGCTTAAATTTCGCCTGCATGACTGCCACTATAGTTCATGTTTTCCTCTTCCACGGAAG AGATATATGGCAGCTAAGCAAGTCTGCATTGCAAGACAAAAAGATGGATGTGCACACAAAACTGATGAGAAAATATAAAGAAGTACCTGAATGGTGGTTCTTGTGCATCCTTGTCTTAAATATAGCAGCAACTGTATTTACATGCGAGTACTACAATGATCAGCTCCAATTACCATGGTGGGGCGTCTTGCTAGCTTGTGCTCTTGCCCTCTTTTTCACCCTTCCCATTGGCATCATCACTGCCACCACAAACCAG ACACCGGGCTTAAATGTAATAACAGAGTATATCATTGGATATTTGTACCCGGGATACCCTGTTGCTAacatatgctttaaagtgtatGGATACATCAGCATGAAACAAGCCCTTACCTTTCTACAAGATTTCAAGCTCGGTCACTACATGAAGATTCCTCCTAGAGCAATGTTTACCGCTCAG GTGGTTGGTACGGTCATATCAGCCTTGGTGCATTTAGTGACAGCATGGTGGCTTATGGAGACTGTCCCCAATATATGCGACCGTGAATTGCTTCCACCAGGAAGTCCTTGGACTTGTCCAGGTGACCATGTTTTCTATGATGCATCTGTCATCTGGGGTCTAATCGGCCCACGTAGAATTTTTGGCGATCTAGGTCACTACTCTGCCATAAATTGGTTTTTCTTGGCTGGGGCTATAGCTCCTTTGCTCATTTGGCTTGCACACAAGACATTCCCCAATAAGCATTGGATCAAACTCATCTCTATGCCAGTACTATTAGGTGCTACACTCCAGATGCTTCCAGCTACGGCTGTCAACTTTACTACTTGGATTCTTACTGGATTTGCCTCAGGCTTCATTGCTTACCGATACTACCGTGATTTGTGGAGCCGCCACAATTACGTGCTATCCGGGGCACTTGATGCTGGATTAGCCTTCATGGCAGTGTTGTTGTATTTATGCTTGGGGAAGCAGCATGTAATTCTTGACTGGTGGGGAAATGATTCAGATGGATGCTCATTAGCTTCTTGCCCTACCGCCCCGGGAGTTATAGTAAGAGGTTGCTTGCCGGTCATCTGA
- the LOC126679038 gene encoding thaumatin-like protein 1, with protein MGSLCCSCCTMFLISLSFLSIFKGATSATFTLVNKCEYTVWPGTLGTPKLDSTGFELPKGTTRSFQAPTGWSGRFWGRTGCNFDSSGQGSCSTADCGSSQLECNGNSAAPPATLAEFTLGSGSQDFYDVSLVDGYNLPMLVEVNGGSGQCASTGCVTDLNRKCPAELRVEGGNACRSACEAFGTPEYCCSGEYSSPTVCKPSSYSEVFKNACPKSYSYAFDDASSTFTCTGADYTITFCPNSPSLKSAGDSDPKTADETGTGTEEGLGIAGSGEVEQATLASSWLASLATGDSTTTRHSFSLLLATASFIFCYIHL; from the exons ATGGGTTCTTTATGCTGTTCTTGCTGTACCATGTTCTTGATTAGCTTGAGTTTTCTATCCATTTTTAAAG GTGCTACAAGTGCAACGTTTACATTAGTTAACAAATGCGAGTACACCGTATGGCCTGGAACCTTAGGCACTCCAAAGCTAGACTCGACAGGCTTTGAGCTACCAAAAGGCACCACCCGCTCCTTTCAAGCTCCAACAGGCTGGTCCGGCCGTTTCTGGGGAAGAACAGGCTGCAACTTCGACAGCTCCGGCCAAGGTTCCTGCTCCACCGCAGATTGTGGCTCGAGCCAACTTGAATGCAACGGAAACAGTGCTGCTCCACCGGCAACTTTAGCAGAATTTACACTTGGTTCTGGCTCACAAGATTTCTATGATGTTAGTCTTGTTGATGGCTATAACTTGCCTATGCTCGTTGAAGTGAACGGTGGCTCAGGTCAGTGTGCGTCCACAGGCTGTGTTACTGACCTTAATAGGAAGTGTCCTGCTGAGCTCAGAGTGGAGGGCGGCAATGCTTGCCGGAGTGCCTGTGAAGCTTTTGGTACTCCTGAGTATTGTTGTAGCGGCGAGTATAGTTCACCCACTGTTTGTAAGCCTTCTTCGTATTCGGAAGTGTTCAAAAATGCTTGTCCGAAATCTTATAGTTATGCTTTTGATGATGCTTCAAGTACTTTTACGTGCACTGGTGCTGATTATACCATCACATTTTGTCCCAATTCTCCCAG TCTAAAATCTGCTGGAGATTCGGATCCAAAGACAGCCGACGAGACCGGCACCGGAACAGAGGAAGGATTGGGGATCGCAGGGTCAGGAGAAGTAGAACAAGCTACACTAGCAAGTTCATGGCTAGCAAGTTTAGCAACGGGAGATTCAACGACAACCCGCCACTCTTTTTCACTACTTTTGGCGACagcatcttttattttttgctaCATTCATTTGTAG